The proteins below come from a single Oerskovia jenensis genomic window:
- a CDS encoding cysteine hydrolase family protein has protein sequence MFTIEAEPYPFDLPPTRTALLCIDFQRDFVEAGGFGESLGNDVSTLRGTIAPTRTVLDAFRAKGWPVIHTREGHRADLTDLFASKRDRGNPTLRIGDEGPMGRILTRGSAGHDIVPELAPIDGEVVLDKPGKGAFYGTDLEVVLRAQGITHLVLTGVTTEVCVQSTAREANDRGFDCLVLSDCTGSYFPEFHEVSLKMFSAQGGIVGWVTASADLLAGVAEPVLAEVSR, from the coding sequence ATGTTCACGATCGAGGCCGAGCCGTACCCGTTCGACCTGCCACCGACCCGGACGGCACTGCTGTGCATCGACTTCCAGCGCGACTTCGTCGAGGCCGGCGGATTCGGCGAGTCCCTGGGCAACGACGTCTCGACGCTGCGCGGCACGATCGCCCCCACGCGCACCGTCCTCGACGCCTTCCGCGCCAAGGGCTGGCCCGTCATCCACACCCGCGAGGGACACCGGGCCGACCTCACGGACCTCTTCGCCTCCAAGCGCGACCGCGGCAACCCGACGCTGCGCATCGGCGACGAGGGCCCCATGGGGCGCATCCTCACCCGCGGCTCCGCCGGGCACGACATCGTCCCCGAGCTCGCCCCGATCGACGGCGAGGTCGTCCTCGACAAGCCGGGCAAGGGAGCGTTCTACGGCACCGACCTCGAGGTCGTCCTGCGCGCCCAGGGCATCACCCACCTCGTGCTCACGGGCGTCACGACCGAGGTGTGCGTGCAGTCCACCGCACGGGAGGCCAACGACCGCGGCTTCGACTGCCTCGTCCTGTCGGACTGCACGGGCTCCTACTTCCCCGAGTTCCACGAGGTCTCGCTGAAGATGTTCTCGGCCCAGGGCGGCATCGTCGGCTGGGTCACGGCCTCGGCCGACCTGCTGGCCGGCGTGGCCGAACCCGTCCTCGCGGAGGTCTCCCGGTGA
- a CDS encoding allophanate hydrolase-related protein: MSVHLAPRTAPGAAPVKVRWWVPGDWNGLFGLGTNVLLNVIVLTGLSLTVVHIPEDIVFGRLLPALGIALPLGNIWYAFLARQLARRENRTDVTALPYGPSVPHTFIVVLVVMLPVYLQSGDPLKAWRAGLAWALIIGLIVCLGALVGPWIRRWTPRAALLGALAGISITFIAMRPAAQMWQAPWIGLCAFAFILVGWMANRKMPFNAPVGLVAVLVSTALAWFAVALGWSDILQPTAVSESLSNLSLSLPMPGGEVLEGLTDIAPLLASAIPLGIYNFTEGMTNVESAAAAGDRYSMRQVLMADGLGAVVGSFLGSPFPPAVYIGHPGWKKVGGRIGYSLVTGIVVAIVCFTGLVGTFLVIFPMQALVPVLLFIGLVMGAQATSVSALRYAPAIVLAFLPSIAEWATGQVDSALGAAGTSAGEVGLDALVSNGVIYDGMKLLGQGAVLVGVLLGAIACFVIDRRMYAAATTALIAAGLSFVGLVNAYEIGWNASPGVTIGYVILAAILAGFGWHARDVKDDELDDGLLFVNGTLMRGLELHGNLSGAELLEETSTAPIYRVHTIGDVHPGMYPVDEETGEKGASISGELYAIPLDVLLKVIEGEPAGLFRGPVRLADGRVVPGIRYDREMAQAHPEITDHGGWREYVAARDGAAAST; this comes from the coding sequence GTGAGCGTCCACCTCGCGCCGCGCACCGCGCCCGGTGCCGCCCCCGTCAAGGTCCGCTGGTGGGTGCCCGGGGACTGGAACGGCCTGTTCGGGCTCGGCACCAACGTCCTGCTGAACGTCATCGTCCTCACGGGGCTGTCCCTGACCGTCGTGCACATCCCCGAGGACATCGTGTTCGGGCGCCTGCTGCCCGCCCTCGGCATCGCCCTGCCGCTCGGCAACATCTGGTACGCGTTCCTGGCCCGCCAGCTCGCACGCCGTGAGAACCGCACCGACGTCACAGCGCTGCCCTACGGACCGTCCGTGCCGCACACGTTCATCGTGGTCCTCGTCGTCATGCTGCCCGTGTACCTGCAGTCGGGCGACCCCCTCAAGGCCTGGCGAGCCGGGCTCGCCTGGGCCCTGATCATCGGCCTCATCGTCTGCCTCGGTGCCCTCGTGGGGCCCTGGATCCGCAGGTGGACGCCGCGTGCGGCCCTCCTCGGCGCCCTCGCCGGCATCTCGATCACCTTCATCGCGATGCGTCCTGCCGCCCAGATGTGGCAGGCGCCGTGGATCGGGCTCTGCGCGTTCGCGTTCATCCTCGTCGGGTGGATGGCCAACCGGAAGATGCCGTTCAACGCACCGGTCGGCCTCGTCGCCGTCCTCGTCTCGACCGCGCTCGCCTGGTTCGCCGTCGCACTCGGATGGTCCGACATCCTGCAGCCCACCGCAGTCTCCGAGTCGCTGTCGAACCTCTCGCTCAGCCTCCCGATGCCCGGCGGCGAGGTCCTCGAAGGACTCACCGACATCGCCCCGCTGCTCGCGTCCGCGATCCCGCTCGGCATCTACAACTTCACCGAGGGCATGACGAACGTCGAGTCCGCCGCCGCCGCGGGTGACCGCTACTCGATGCGCCAGGTGCTCATGGCCGACGGTCTCGGCGCCGTCGTCGGCTCCTTCCTCGGCTCACCCTTCCCGCCGGCCGTGTACATCGGCCACCCGGGCTGGAAGAAGGTCGGAGGCCGCATCGGATACTCGCTCGTCACCGGCATCGTCGTCGCGATCGTGTGCTTCACCGGACTCGTCGGCACCTTCCTCGTGATCTTCCCCATGCAGGCCCTCGTCCCGGTCCTGCTGTTCATCGGGCTCGTCATGGGAGCGCAGGCCACGAGTGTCTCGGCCCTTCGCTACGCGCCCGCGATCGTCCTGGCGTTCCTGCCCAGCATCGCCGAGTGGGCCACCGGCCAGGTCGACTCCGCGCTCGGCGCGGCCGGGACCAGCGCGGGCGAGGTCGGGCTCGACGCGCTCGTGAGCAACGGCGTGATCTACGACGGCATGAAGCTGCTCGGCCAGGGCGCGGTGCTCGTCGGCGTGCTCCTCGGGGCCATCGCGTGCTTCGTCATCGACCGGCGCATGTACGCCGCCGCGACCACGGCGCTGATCGCCGCGGGCCTGTCGTTCGTGGGTCTCGTCAACGCCTACGAGATCGGGTGGAACGCCTCCCCCGGCGTCACGATCGGCTACGTGATCCTCGCGGCGATCCTCGCGGGCTTCGGCTGGCACGCCCGCGACGTGAAGGACGACGAGCTCGACGACGGCCTCCTGTTCGTCAACGGGACCCTCATGCGCGGACTCGAGCTGCACGGCAACCTGTCCGGTGCCGAGCTCCTCGAAGAGACCTCCACCGCCCCGATCTACCGCGTCCACACCATCGGGGACGTCCACCCCGGCATGTACCCCGTCGACGAGGAGACCGGCGAGAAGGGCGCCTCGATCTCCGGCGAGCTGTACGCCATCCCGCTCGACGTCCTGCTCAAGGTCATCGAAGGAGAGCCGGCGGGCCTGTTCCGCGGCCCGGTCCGGCTCGCCGACGGTCGCGTCGTGCCAGGCATCCGCTACGACCGCGAGATGGCCCAGGCGCACCCCGAGATCACCGATCACGGCGGTTGGCGCGAGTACGTCGCGGCCCGCGACGGGGCCGCCGCGAGCACCTGA
- a CDS encoding DUF3046 domain-containing protein encodes MRLREFWQLVDEVFGSAYGRALTRDQVLNALGDRTAVQALEDGVEPRYVWHALCDALEVPDSQRWGTDKHRQAPPAR; translated from the coding sequence GTGCGCTTACGAGAGTTCTGGCAGCTGGTGGACGAGGTCTTCGGATCGGCATACGGTCGCGCCCTGACCCGGGACCAGGTGCTGAACGCCCTCGGCGACCGCACCGCGGTCCAGGCTCTCGAGGACGGCGTGGAGCCACGCTACGTGTGGCACGCGCTCTGCGATGCGCTGGAGGTGCCGGACTCACAGCGGTGGGGTACCGACAAGCACCGGCAGGCGCCGCCCGCGCGGTAG
- a CDS encoding carbamate kinase, which translates to MTATQERAPRHPIPRSVLVAIGGNALVIDGEAGSVPRQQERARDLAALVADLALDGWTVVVTHGNGPQVGYIVRRGELVAPDAAIEGLPELPLWLAVADSQGGIGHMLTLAIDSALAARGATTRAAAVLTHAVVERDDPAFARPTKPIGGQLTPDVARVRAAQEGWTVTEISAGVFRRVVPSPVPREILEADSLRTLIHDGAIVVAAGGGGIPVVQADGGYEAVDAVIDKDRASALLAEQIGIETLVLVTGVDQVYVDYGTPGQRALGTVTSHEMREHAAAGQFPAGSMGPKVESSVEFVDRTGGRAVITSLPGVREALTEFSGTHIVPTSSKEI; encoded by the coding sequence ATGACCGCCACCCAGGAGCGGGCGCCCCGGCACCCGATCCCGCGCTCGGTCCTCGTGGCGATCGGCGGCAACGCGCTCGTGATCGACGGTGAAGCCGGCTCCGTGCCTCGCCAGCAGGAACGGGCGCGCGACCTCGCCGCGCTCGTCGCCGACCTCGCCCTGGACGGCTGGACCGTCGTCGTGACCCACGGCAACGGCCCGCAGGTCGGCTACATCGTGCGCCGCGGAGAGCTCGTCGCCCCCGACGCCGCGATCGAAGGTCTGCCCGAGCTGCCCCTGTGGCTCGCGGTCGCCGACTCCCAGGGCGGGATCGGGCACATGCTCACGCTCGCGATCGACTCCGCGCTCGCGGCGCGAGGCGCCACCACCCGGGCGGCGGCCGTCCTCACGCACGCCGTCGTCGAACGCGACGACCCGGCGTTCGCGCGCCCCACCAAGCCCATCGGCGGACAGCTCACGCCCGACGTGGCCAGGGTCCGCGCCGCACAGGAAGGGTGGACCGTCACGGAGATCAGCGCCGGCGTCTTCCGCCGTGTCGTCCCGAGCCCCGTCCCGCGAGAGATCCTCGAGGCCGACAGCCTGCGGACCCTGATCCACGACGGCGCGATCGTCGTCGCCGCCGGTGGCGGCGGTATCCCCGTGGTCCAGGCCGACGGTGGCTACGAAGCCGTCGACGCCGTCATCGACAAGGACCGTGCCTCGGCGCTTCTCGCCGAGCAGATCGGCATAGAGACCCTGGTCCTCGTCACCGGCGTGGACCAGGTCTACGTGGACTACGGGACTCCCGGCCAGCGCGCGCTCGGGACCGTCACGTCGCACGAGATGCGCGAGCACGCGGCCGCGGGGCAGTTCCCGGCGGGATCCATGGGCCCCAAGGTCGAGTCGTCGGTCGAGTTCGTCGATCGCACCGGCGGCCGAGCCGTCATCACGTCGCTGCCCGGAGTCCGGGAGGCGCTCACCGAGTTCTCGGGAACACACATCGTTCCCACATCATCGAAGGAGATCTGA